A window of Streptomyces sp. NBC_01224 genomic DNA:
CTCTGCCCGTTGTCGGCGTAGACACCCGAGATCCCGAACGTGGTGAGCGTCGTGGCCGGCTCCGGATCGTGCAGCACATTGTGATCGATGGACGTCCCCATCATGGAGGCGCTGCAGCAGGTGTAGATCGCGGCGACGTCGAGGCTGAGGCGGGCGTACCCCGAGATGTCGTTGTACGCGATCAGGTCCTTGCCCGGGGTGAGGCCCTCCACGGTGTTCCACTGGAGGTTGATGCCGCTTCGGCCGACGCGGCTGATCGTGTTGTGCGTGACCGTCTGGCTGTTGCCCTGTACGGCGACGCCCGCCGCGTACGTCCCCATGTAGTCGACATCGTGGATCACGTTGTTCGTGGCGGTGTTGTTCTGTCCGCGCAGCGCGATGCCGTTGCCCGCGCTCAGCGACAGATTGCTGTTCACGATTTTGTTGAACGTTCCGTCGAGGACGATGCCCGTGTCGCCGACGCCGCGCGTCACCGTGCTGCCGCAGTCCGTCGCGCCGCGCGTGATGTCGGTGTAGTGCGACAGATACGTACCGCTGATCCCGTCCAGCGTCACGCCCGTGCTGGTCGGGCCCGTCTTGATGGTGGAGGCGAACAGTCCGACGCCCGCCACCGTGGTGTGGCTCGCGGCCGTCAGGTCGAAGGCCAGCGCCCGGGTCTTCGCCTCGATGGTGTGCGCGGCGGGGCTGTCCTCGCTGTAGAGGTACAGACGCTTGGCGACCGGGTCGTAGAACCACTCGCCGGGGCGGGAGAGTTCACCGATCTTTCCGGCGAGGGCGTACCGCGTCTCCTTCGGTACGACCTTGTGCACGCACGGGGGCGCCACGTCGAGCGTCACCGAGCCGACGGCGGAGCTCTTCACCGTGCCGGTCGCCGAGATGTACCAGTAGCCGGTCAGGGCCCGCGCGCCGTCCCAGTACCCGGCGGGCCGAGTCAGGGCCTCGTCCGCGATCGTCGCCTCCGCGCTCCCCGCACCCGCGTACTGCAGCGTGGGGTCGAGCAGGTCGAGCCCCGGGTAGGGCCATTGCGCCTCGACGCCCGCCTTCTTGTCGGTGAAGACCTGCACGGTCGTCACATCGGAGCCCAGGTCGACGGAGGTGCTGTAGACGTGTCCGGCCGCCACGGCGTCGCTGAACGCCGAGTTCTGGGCGTACGGATCACTCTTAGCGATCTCCATGACGTCCGCGCCGGTGACGGGTGAGAAGCCGCGCACCGGCGCGGTCCCGCTCAGCGTCACCTTCGCCCCTGGCGCCGCCCGGTAGGTGATCGGCAGCCCGGCGGTGCCCGACCGGGCCGGCGCGACGGTCTCGGCGTACGTACCGGACTGGATCAGACAGGTGTCTTTGGGCTCCATGACGTCGGCACACCGCTGGATGTGCTGGAATGCCTGACCCGTGGTGGTGCCCTTGTTGGAGTCCCGGCCCGACGGAGCGACGTAATAGACCGCGCCCGCCTGGGGCTTGTGCGGGTGCGCGGCGGCCGGAACGGCGGCCGCCACCACGGACAGCGAAGCGAGCAGGGCGGCTGCGGACCACGACCCCTTACCGGGGCGTGGCCACCATCTCCTCGACACTGGATGGTCCTTTCTTCTCTGGAGGGGAACGATCCGCCCGCTCATCCCTTCACCGCGCCCACCGTCAGACCGCTGATGATGTGGCGCTGCATGTAGATGAAGAAGACGATCACGGGCGCGACGGCGAGCAGAAGGTTGGGGAACACCTTCGTCAGATCGGTGGAGTACTGGCTGATGCCTGCGTAGATCGCCGTCGTCACCGTGTAGTGACCGGACGACGGGCTGAGCAGGATCTGGGGCGAGATGAAGTCGTTCCAGATCCCGATGGAGTTGAGGATCAGGACGGTGACGACCGCCGGACGCATCAGCGGGAAGATGATGGTCCAGAACGTCCGGTAGCGGCCCGCGCCGTCGATCGTCGCCGCATGGTCGATGTCCACCGGGATCGTGCGGATGAAGCCCACGAACAGGAAGATGCTGACCGGCAGCGTCGAGGCCACGTCGTGCGCGACCAGACCGGTCACGGTGTTGGCGAGGCCGACCTCGCGCAGTACGTAGATCACCGGGATGATCACGGCTGCGCCGGGGATGAACGTGCCGGCCAGGAAGTACAGCAGCACCAGCTGCGTCCGCTTCTTGAGGCTGCGCGCGATCGCGTACGCCGCCGGTCCCGCCAGCGCGATGCACAGTACGTCCACGGTGACGACGAGGAACAGCGTGAAGCCGTAGCCGCCGATGACGTTGTACTGCGGATTGCTGATGGCGGCGGACATGTGCTCGAAGGTCAGACCGCTCAGGGGGATCGAGAACGGGCTGTCGAGGATGTCCTGCTGTGACTTGAAGGCGTTCACGACGAGCAGGTACACCGGCACGATCATGACGACGAACAGCGGGCCGAGGAGCACCCAGCGCAGGGGCGAGCGGGACTCCCGCTGTTCCGTCAGAGAGACCTCCGGGGCGGGAACCGGTGCGATCCGCGGTCTGTCGTGGACCTTTGGTTCAGTGGCGACCACCATCGGCTCCTAACCGGTCGCAGCTTGGTCTTGGCGGTTGCGCAGCGCGGTCACGACGAGGGCGAGCACGGCGGAGACGACCATCAGGAAGACCGCCTGGGCCGTTGCGTAACCGACCTTGGTGCCCTCGAAGGACCGGGCGAGAATGAGATAGGTGAAGGTCTGCGTCGAGCCGGCCGGACCGCCGCCGGTGAGGCTGACCACGATGTCGTACGCCCTCAGCAGGCCGACCAGGTTCAGTACGGTCGCCACGGTGACCACGGGCGCGATCATCGGGATCACGATGCGCAGATTGATCTGCCGCCTGCTGGCGCCGTCGATCGCCGCGGCCTCCAGGAGCTCGGCCGGGACGGTCTGCAGGGCGGCCACGAACAGGACGACGTTGAAGCCGAATCCGGCCCACACGATGACACCGATCAGCGTGTACAGCGCGAACTTTTCGTCGAAGAGAAAGCCGATCGGCTCCATGCCGAACTTGGCGAGGGTGTTGTTGACCGCCCCGTTCGTGCCGAGGATCGCCGCCCACAGATAGCCGAGGATCAACGCGCTGATCACGTGCGGGAAGTAGGCGACGGCGCGGAAGAACGAGTTCGTACGCGACCGGCCCTTGAGGATCAGTGCGTACACCAGGCCCGCGCCGACCATCAGGGCGGTGCCGACCAAGGTGATCAGCGCGGTCACGTACCAGGCGTCCGTCGAGCTCGGGTCGTCGAAGAGGTGCTTGTAGTTCTCCCACCCGATGAGGTTCGCGGTGGAGAAGCCGTCCCAGTCCGTGAAGCTGAGGTAGATCGCCACGCCCACGGGCACGATCGTCAGCACCGTGTACAGGAGCACGGCCGGGCCCATCATGCCGAACGTGACGGCCGCCTCACGGAAGCGGGCTCGCCTGCGGCCGGAGCCGGGGGCCGCCGGGGCGGCGACGGAGCGCCGCCCCGGCTGCGTCAGTTCTGCGAGTTCCACCACTTGTCCAATCCGCCCGCGGCATCCTTCGCGGAGGTGCCCGTGTACAGGGACTGGATCTGCTTGTTGAGCTCGTCGCTGAACCCGGCGATCGGCTGGTTCTCACCGGACTTCACGAGCACCGACGGCGTCTTGTCGAGGATCTTCTGGACCGCGGTGCTGAGGCTGGACATCGGGTAGCTGAAGCCCGTGCGCAGATTGCCGTCAGCGGCGAGCTGGCTCTTGATCGCTTCCTTGTCGGTGACCAGCCACTTCACGAATTCGATCGCCTCGTCCTTGTGGTGCGACTGGTTGACCACGGCGTAGGGGTTCGAGACGTTGCCGAACTGGCCGGACGGGTAGGCGCCGTCGGTCGGCATCGTGAAGACACCGATCTCGTCGCTCTTATTCGCCGCGTCCGCCGCGGGCACGAAGAAGGAACCCATCATGTACATCGCCGACTTGCCGTTGAGGAAGGCCGTCTGCCCGTCGGCGTACGTCAGCCCCAGCGCGCTCTTCTCGAGGTACCCCTTGTCGATCCACTGCCCGTAGCGCTTCAGGTACGGCACATAGCCGCTGTCGGCGAAGGAGACCTTGCCGTCGTTGCGCTGCTTGATCCACTGGGGGTTCTCGGTGAGCACACCGGCGTCGGCCATCATCGAGAACTGCCCGCCCGTCACCCACTGGCCCGCGGTCTGCAGCGGCTTGTAGCCCGCGGACTTCAGACTGCCCATGGCGGCAGTGAACTGATCCAGCGTCTGGATCTTCGACGCGTCCACGCCGGCCTTCGCGAAGGCCGCCTTGTTGTAGAAGACCAGCGACTGGATCTGCTCGCCCACGCCGACCATGTATGTCTTGCCGCCGACGGTGTACTGGTCGACCAGCGGTGTGTCCTTCGTCCAGGCCTGGTCGGACAGGTCGGCGAAGAGCTTGGTCGTGTCGGGGGCCGGGATGATCTGCTGGGCGATGTCGGGCGGGTCGCCGGCGGCGAGGTCCTGGGTGAGCTTGGCGTTGGCCGAGATCGTCCCCGTCAGCTCCAGCTTCACCTTCACGCCGGGATGGCTCTTCTCGTACTTCGCGAAGAGGCCTTTCCAGTACTGCTCCGTCAGGTTCGGCGAGATGTTGACGATGATGCGGAGAGTCGTACCCTCCGCGGCCCCGTCGGACCCGCTTCCCCCGCAGGCGACGGCGGATGCCATCACGAGCGGAGCCACGGCGAGTGCGGAGGCTCGATGCCACATGGTTCTCATCGGACACGCTCCATTGCATAGTCGTGAATAATCGATAGCTGACGTGCAAGTGCAGGCGTTCGTTCGAGTTCGGCAAGAGGGGGAAGGGGTGCCGCGTCCGAACGGTGCGGTCGGTCCCGGTAGGCGCTCGCAATAATCGCCTATCGATTACTGATGCTATGGGCGGCATCTCGCATGTTCAAGGGTGCTGCCGAAACCGCTTGCTCCCGTCCTCCCCGAGCCGCGCACCCCAGCGGCAGGTCACGCGCGTCGAGCGCGTCGCCGCCGGTCTGCGCGAGGAGGTCCAGGATCGCCAGGACGCGGCAGGCCCCCACCCACCAGCAGGCGATTCCCTCACGGGGGCCAGGCGTTCACTCAGCGGCCCTGTCATGGATGCAACTCCTCGTCGTCCAGAAAGAGTTCGACCACCGGAAGCAGTACGTCGGGCCGCGAGGTGGGCAGGGTCAGGGTCAGGGTGCCCGGCGGCTGGCTCGGCGGGGCCAGGTTGTTGTGTTCGTGGCGGGCGCCGTCGACATGGTGGAAGGCGATCTCCGAGCCGTCGTGCAGCAGTTGGGCATAGCGCACCCGCCCGGCCAGGCCAGGAAGATGAAGGTGATTGAACGGCCAGGCGAGCAGGTGCAGATACAGGCGGCGGCCGCGCTGCGTGTACAGGGCGCTCGCCGGCGGCCGGAAGGGAGAAGGTCCCGCACCGTGTACGGCGCGGGCGTGCAGGGCGCTCCACTCTCCGATGGCCCGCAGGGTGTCGCGCGCCCGCTGATCGAGTGAACCCCTTCCGGTGGGGCCGACGTTGAGGATCAGATTTCCGCCGCAGGAAACGGACTGGACCAGCATGCGGACCAACTGGGACGGGTCCTTGTGGTCGTGGTTGTCGCGGTCGTAGCCCCAGGACCCGTTGAGCGTATGGCACGCCTCCCACAGCACGGGCACGCCGTCGCGCTCCAGCGGCCGGTCGGGCTGGTACTGCTCGGGCGTCACATAGTCACCGGGTACGCCCAGCCGGTCGTTCACGAGGATGTCGGGCCGCAGCTCACGGACCGTTTCGATGAGCTCTTTCGCCCCCCACTGCTCCGGCCCCATACCTGGATACGTGAAGTCGAAGAAGAGCAGGTCGACCTGTCCGTAGCCGGTGAGCAACTCACGTATCTGGCCCTGCATGTACGACCGGTAGCGCGCCAAGTCCTCCGCCTCCCGCCCGCCCTCCGAGCCGCGCAGCGGATGGTGCTCGTCGACCGGGAAGCCGGGGTGGTGCCAGTCGAGGAGTGAGTAGTAGAGCCCGACCCGCAGGCCCTCGGCGCGCATCGCCTCCGCGAACTCGGCCACCAGGTCCCGGCCGGCCGCGCGCACCGAGGTGTAGTCGGTCAGCGACGAGTCGAAGAGGCAGAATCCGTCGTGGTGCTTGGCGGTGAGCACGGCATAGCGCATCCCTGCTTCCCTTGCCGCCCGGGCGAGTTCCCGTGCATCGAAGAGGTCGGGGTCGAACCGCTCCAGGTAACGGTCGTATGCCGCCTGGGACATGGCCTCCCGGCTGCGTACCCATTCGTGCCGCGCGGCGAGGCTGTACAGGCCGAAGTGGACGAACAGTCCGAAGCGCGCGGTCTCGAACCACCCGCTGGATGCAGTGGGCACGGAAGACTCCTGACGGATTGACAGCACTAATCGATAGGAGGTTATCTACCATCGATAGACGATGATGTCACTGGCGTTGCGTGCGGGGAGCGCGCGGAGAGGCACGTGAATGAACCCGAGCAGGGATCAAGGAACGTCGACGGCGGGGGAGACCCTGACCTACGAGTCGATGCGGTCGCCGGTCCACACCTCGTCCTTCCGGCGGCCGACACGGCGGATGGTGGAGGCACTTGAGGACGTGAGCGCGGCGACCGCCTGCGCGAAGCTGCACCAGATGGGCATCACCCGGACCTTCATCGACGGGCCCGTGCCGCTGCACCGGGAACCGGACATCAAGATCACCGGAGGTGCGGTGACCCTGCAGTTCCTGCCGCAGCGCGAGGACGTCTTCAACGGCGCCGCACAGGAGGACATCGAGCGCAAGACCCCGCTGTGGGGGGTGCTGGAGTCGATCACACCCGGCGACGTGCTGGTGATCTCGGCGCAGGCGAGCCACTTCACCGGCTGTCTTGGCGACATGCTGGTGCGCTACTTCAAGCTGCGCGGTGGCGCCGGGATCGTCGTGGACGGGCGGGTGCGGGACGCGGCCCGGATCCGGGCCCTCGGCGTGCCGATCTGGTGTACCGGAGTCACCCCGCACTACGCCTCGCAGACGGAGCTCTTCCCCTCCGCGTTCAATGTGCCGGTGGGTGTCGGCGGCACACTGGTCACGCCGGGGGACCTGATCGTGGCCGACGAGGACGGCGCCGTGGTCGTACCGCAGGACCGCGCGGTTCCGCTGGCCGAGGACTCGCTCCTGCACCAGGACCGTGAGGCGTTCGCACGCCGCCGCCTCGACGAGGGTGGCCTGCTCTCCGACTACTACCCGCTCACCGGTGAAGGGCTGGACGAGTACCTGGCGAGCAAGTCCGCGACCTGACCACTTGCGGGTTCTGTACGGGGACGGCTTCGTCCCCGTACAGATGGCGCGGGCGGCGCACCGGCCTCAACGGAAGCCGTAGTAGAGGGAGTTGTGCACGGTGTCCGGAAGATAGAGCACATCGTGACCGTCCGAGTCCCGCCGCACCGCGAGCCGGTCCGCGCTCACGCCCGGCGCGGCGGACTGCGCGGTCCAGGCCCCGTCCGCCGACTGCGTCGCGGCAAAGACCCGGTCGGTGCCCGAGGTGGTCACGTAGTAGATCCGCTTGGTGTCCGTCTCGTCCCAGGTGATGCCGAGGGCGGCCGCGGTCTGTCCGCCGGCGTACACGGTCTTGCTGACCCAGTCGCCGCCGCTCGGATAGGCGTAGTACACGCGGAAGTTGCCGCCGCTGTCGGCCGAGCGGTAGCGGTAGGCGACCTTCGGGGTGGAGCCGTCGAGGGTGAGCTTGGCGCTCTGCACCGCAGGACCGGCGTACGCGTTGTCGATGCTCCACTCCTCGCCGGTGGTCAGCTGCTGGATCACGTCGGAGGTGTCGGGCGTCACCGGGACGGTGAGCGCCGCACCCTTACTGTCGGCGAAGTCGCCGGTCGCCGGGTCGAAGCGCAGGTAGGAGAGCTGGTGGCGGAACCCGGTCGCCGGTGCCTTGGCCCACTCGTACAGCAGGTGCACACGCCCCTCGCCGTCGACCGTCAGGTCGTCGGGGTACACGGAGCGGTTCAGCGCGCCGGCGAACGTGGCAACCACGCTCCAGCGCGCCGCTGCGTTGTCCCAGCGGTAGAGCTTGCCGGGGCGCTGATCGGCGCCGGCGCCGACACGGGCGGCCAGGTACAGATCGCCGTTGGGCGCCGTGGCGACGATCGGATAGGTGATGCCCTGGCCCTGGTCGGGCAGTTCGGCCGCATGGTCGGTGACGTCCCCGCCGGGAGCCTCGGTACGGAAGTAGCGCCAGGCGTCGGCGTGCATGGAGGCGAACACATGCAGACGTCCGTTGCCGTCCCGCGCGACGGACGGCTGGTTGTGGCCGTTGTCGTCAGGGAACTCCGCCTGCGTCCCGCTCCGGTCGAGTAGCGGCAGCAGGCTCCAGACCCCGTCCGGGTCGCGCCGCGCGATGGCGGGCCGGTGCGTGGCGGCCGTCGAGCCCGGCTCGTTGAAGGCGAAGTACGTGTACTGGCCGCGGCCCTTGTACGTGGCGACCGGCGTCCACCAAGCGGCCTGGTTCGACGAGTCCATCGCGTACGGGACCTTCTCGATCACCGTCGCCGCGGCTGCCGTGCTCTGCGCGGTGTCGGCCCGGGCGGCCGGGACGGGCAGGAGCAGGGCGGCCAGGGCCGTGGCCGAGGCGGTGTACGTGCGTACCGTGGGACGTCGCAAGATGAGCTCCTTCGCGGGTGCGTGCGCGGGCGTGGAGGTGACGCGGACGGCAGCGGCCCGAGGGCCGGCCGGCGCGGTCGTCGTGCGGGGTACGGAGCAGGGCCAGGCGAGGGTCGTGCGACGTTCGCCCGGCCCGGACTACGGCGCTCGGCCTCAGCGCTTGATGAGCGCGGCGGCCTCCTCGCCGGCCTGCTTCATCGCGTCCTTCGGCTTCGACTTGCCGACGAGGACGGCCTGCACCTGCTTGGCGACGGCCTCCTCGATCTGGGCATTCTGCGCGAACTGCCAGAACGGGCTGCCGGTCGCCGTCTTGGTGATCTTCTCGGTCCACTCCGTGGTGAAGGTGTCCTTGGCGACCTCCGGGGCGGCCAGACCCGCGGTGGTGGACGGCGGCAGTGCGCGCGCGGCGAAGTACTCGGAGGTGGTGGCCTGGTCGGTGGTGGTGTGCAGCGCGAACTCGGTCGCCGCGTCCTGCCCCTTGCCCTTCACGATCGCGATCACGCCGCCCCACAGCAGCGCCTGCGGCGTGTCCCCGGCCTTGAGCACCGGACGCTCCATCGGCTGCATGGCGTTGGCCAGCGTCTTGTCCTTGGACTGGGCGGAGGTCACGCCCTTGCCGATGATCGCGTCGTCGTAGAAGGCGGCCTTGCCCTGCCCGAACAGGGCGCGCGCGTCGAAGCGGTCCACGTCGGCGGCGATCAGCTTCTCGTCGTGCAGCTTCTTGTACCAGGTGACCGCGTCGATCGAGGCGTCGTCGCCTATCGTGACCTTCCCACCGTCGAGCAGCTTGCAGCCGAAGGTCTGCATCCACGGGAAGATGTCCTTGAGCTGCGCGACCTTGGTGGCAGCGGCATACGGCACGACACCGCCGCCGAGCCCCTTCAGCTCCCGCAGTGCGGCCTCGAACTCCTCAACGGTGGTGGGGTGCTTCTTGATCCCGGCCTTCTCCAGGAGCTGGGAGTTGGCGATCACACCGATCGATCCGGTGTTCCACGGCAGCCCGTACTGCTTGCCGTCGTACGTGCCGCTGTTCAGCGCCACGTCGGTGTAGCCGCCCTTGCCGGCCACCGATCCGAGGTCGGCCAGCTTGCCCATCTGCGCTATCGCGGCGAGCCAGGCGATGTCGAGGTGCACCGCACCCGTCGTCTCCCCGCCGCCCAGCTTGAGGGTGAGCTGGCTCAGGTACTCGTTGTACGGGTACGAGACCGCGCGGATCGTGGACTTCTCGGCCTTCTCCCATGCCGCGATGATCTTCTCGATCGAGGGCTTGGCGGCCTCCTCGTTGAGCGACCAGGAGGTGAAGTCGAAGTTCTTGGACTTCGGGTCGCCGCCGTTGGAGGCGCT
This region includes:
- a CDS encoding BNR-4 repeat-containing protein, giving the protein MRRPTVRTYTASATALAALLLPVPAARADTAQSTAAAATVIEKVPYAMDSSNQAAWWTPVATYKGRGQYTYFAFNEPGSTAATHRPAIARRDPDGVWSLLPLLDRSGTQAEFPDDNGHNQPSVARDGNGRLHVFASMHADAWRYFRTEAPGGDVTDHAAELPDQGQGITYPIVATAPNGDLYLAARVGAGADQRPGKLYRWDNAAARWSVVATFAGALNRSVYPDDLTVDGEGRVHLLYEWAKAPATGFRHQLSYLRFDPATGDFADSKGAALTVPVTPDTSDVIQQLTTGEEWSIDNAYAGPAVQSAKLTLDGSTPKVAYRYRSADSGGNFRVYYAYPSGGDWVSKTVYAGGQTAAALGITWDETDTKRIYYVTTSGTDRVFAATQSADGAWTAQSAAPGVSADRLAVRRDSDGHDVLYLPDTVHNSLYYGFR
- a CDS encoding ribonuclease activity regulator RraA, with protein sequence MNPSRDQGTSTAGETLTYESMRSPVHTSSFRRPTRRMVEALEDVSAATACAKLHQMGITRTFIDGPVPLHREPDIKITGGAVTLQFLPQREDVFNGAAQEDIERKTPLWGVLESITPGDVLVISAQASHFTGCLGDMLVRYFKLRGGAGIVVDGRVRDAARIRALGVPIWCTGVTPHYASQTELFPSAFNVPVGVGGTLVTPGDLIVADEDGAVVVPQDRAVPLAEDSLLHQDREAFARRRLDEGGLLSDYYPLTGEGLDEYLASKSAT
- a CDS encoding carbohydrate ABC transporter permease codes for the protein MVVATEPKVHDRPRIAPVPAPEVSLTEQRESRSPLRWVLLGPLFVVMIVPVYLLVVNAFKSQQDILDSPFSIPLSGLTFEHMSAAISNPQYNVIGGYGFTLFLVVTVDVLCIALAGPAAYAIARSLKKRTQLVLLYFLAGTFIPGAAVIIPVIYVLREVGLANTVTGLVAHDVASTLPVSIFLFVGFIRTIPVDIDHAATIDGAGRYRTFWTIIFPLMRPAVVTVLILNSIGIWNDFISPQILLSPSSGHYTVTTAIYAGISQYSTDLTKVFPNLLLAVAPVIVFFIYMQRHIISGLTVGAVKG
- a CDS encoding right-handed parallel beta-helix repeat-containing protein; translated protein: MSRRWWPRPGKGSWSAAALLASLSVVAAAVPAAAHPHKPQAGAVYYVAPSGRDSNKGTTTGQAFQHIQRCADVMEPKDTCLIQSGTYAETVAPARSGTAGLPITYRAAPGAKVTLSGTAPVRGFSPVTGADVMEIAKSDPYAQNSAFSDAVAAGHVYSTSVDLGSDVTTVQVFTDKKAGVEAQWPYPGLDLLDPTLQYAGAGSAEATIADEALTRPAGYWDGARALTGYWYISATGTVKSSAVGSVTLDVAPPCVHKVVPKETRYALAGKIGELSRPGEWFYDPVAKRLYLYSEDSPAAHTIEAKTRALAFDLTAASHTTVAGVGLFASTIKTGPTSTGVTLDGISGTYLSHYTDITRGATDCGSTVTRGVGDTGIVLDGTFNKIVNSNLSLSAGNGIALRGQNNTATNNVIHDVDYMGTYAAGVAVQGNSQTVTHNTISRVGRSGINLQWNTVEGLTPGKDLIAYNDISGYARLSLDVAAIYTCCSASMMGTSIDHNVLHDPEPATTLTTFGISGVYADNGQSDLVIANNVGWGNREGTVMLNGLGTGSHNNGVYNNTGGMTLFYVKEPGQSTGTKIYNNIGTIRGLTGATDGGLVLSNNLPAETDPLFVDAAGHDYRLTADSPARNRAIALPGINDGSTDATPSLGAYQYGAPKWTAGARR
- a CDS encoding alpha-L-fucosidase; protein product: MPTASSGWFETARFGLFVHFGLYSLAARHEWVRSREAMSQAAYDRYLERFDPDLFDARELARAAREAGMRYAVLTAKHHDGFCLFDSSLTDYTSVRAAGRDLVAEFAEAMRAEGLRVGLYYSLLDWHHPGFPVDEHHPLRGSEGGREAEDLARYRSYMQGQIRELLTGYGQVDLLFFDFTYPGMGPEQWGAKELIETVRELRPDILVNDRLGVPGDYVTPEQYQPDRPLERDGVPVLWEACHTLNGSWGYDRDNHDHKDPSQLVRMLVQSVSCGGNLILNVGPTGRGSLDQRARDTLRAIGEWSALHARAVHGAGPSPFRPPASALYTQRGRRLYLHLLAWPFNHLHLPGLAGRVRYAQLLHDGSEIAFHHVDGARHEHNNLAPPSQPPGTLTLTLPTSRPDVLLPVVELFLDDEELHP
- a CDS encoding sugar ABC transporter substrate-binding protein; this encodes MTTSGISRRGALRMFGIGALGVAGAGVLGACAPSGAGSASNGGDPKSKNFDFTSWSLNEEAAKPSIEKIIAAWEKAEKSTIRAVSYPYNEYLSQLTLKLGGGETTGAVHLDIAWLAAIAQMGKLADLGSVAGKGGYTDVALNSGTYDGKQYGLPWNTGSIGVIANSQLLEKAGIKKHPTTVEEFEAALRELKGLGGGVVPYAAATKVAQLKDIFPWMQTFGCKLLDGGKVTIGDDASIDAVTWYKKLHDEKLIAADVDRFDARALFGQGKAAFYDDAIIGKGVTSAQSKDKTLANAMQPMERPVLKAGDTPQALLWGGVIAIVKGKGQDAATEFALHTTTDQATTSEYFAARALPPSTTAGLAAPEVAKDTFTTEWTEKITKTATGSPFWQFAQNAQIEEAVAKQVQAVLVGKSKPKDAMKQAGEEAAALIKR
- a CDS encoding ABC transporter substrate-binding protein, which encodes MRTMWHRASALAVAPLVMASAVACGGSGSDGAAEGTTLRIIVNISPNLTEQYWKGLFAKYEKSHPGVKVKLELTGTISANAKLTQDLAAGDPPDIAQQIIPAPDTTKLFADLSDQAWTKDTPLVDQYTVGGKTYMVGVGEQIQSLVFYNKAAFAKAGVDASKIQTLDQFTAAMGSLKSAGYKPLQTAGQWVTGGQFSMMADAGVLTENPQWIKQRNDGKVSFADSGYVPYLKRYGQWIDKGYLEKSALGLTYADGQTAFLNGKSAMYMMGSFFVPAADAANKSDEIGVFTMPTDGAYPSGQFGNVSNPYAVVNQSHHKDEAIEFVKWLVTDKEAIKSQLAADGNLRTGFSYPMSSLSTAVQKILDKTPSVLVKSGENQPIAGFSDELNKQIQSLYTGTSAKDAAGGLDKWWNSQN
- a CDS encoding carbohydrate ABC transporter permease, which translates into the protein MVELAELTQPGRRSVAAPAAPGSGRRRARFREAAVTFGMMGPAVLLYTVLTIVPVGVAIYLSFTDWDGFSTANLIGWENYKHLFDDPSSTDAWYVTALITLVGTALMVGAGLVYALILKGRSRTNSFFRAVAYFPHVISALILGYLWAAILGTNGAVNNTLAKFGMEPIGFLFDEKFALYTLIGVIVWAGFGFNVVLFVAALQTVPAELLEAAAIDGASRRQINLRIVIPMIAPVVTVATVLNLVGLLRAYDIVVSLTGGGPAGSTQTFTYLILARSFEGTKVGYATAQAVFLMVVSAVLALVVTALRNRQDQAATG